Proteins encoded by one window of Rutidosis leptorrhynchoides isolate AG116_Rl617_1_P2 chromosome 7, CSIRO_AGI_Rlap_v1, whole genome shotgun sequence:
- the LOC139856886 gene encoding protein NUCLEAR FUSION DEFECTIVE 6, mitochondrial-like, with translation MASSSGRQVLQRARSFISSTRRIQSQSTFIGTSPAATRNPSSRFSSRRKPIFSSREPVELSCAQSLMPLHSATASSLLKSMLSSKVGQWGTLSEGFATPL, from the exons ATGGCGTCCAGTTCGGGAAGGCAAGTTCTACAGAGAGCTAGGTCATTCATCAGCTCCACACGCAGGATTCAATCTCAGTCCACCTTCATCGGAACCTCACCGGCGGCGACTCGTAATCCGTCATCTCGCTTTTCGTCTCGCCGGAAACCTATTTTTTCTTCCAG GGAACCTGTGGAGCTGAGCTGCGCACAGTCTCTGATGCCTCTTCATTCTGCTACGGCCTCATCGTTGCTTAAATCTATGCTGTCTTCAAAGGTTGGCCAGTGGGGTACTTTATCCGAAG GATTTGCGACACCACTATAA
- the LOC139857919 gene encoding senescence-specific cysteine protease SAG39-like, with amino-acid sequence MSLTFRNQVLVVLILFDVGFTFSRAASRLLPESSIYENHEQWMARYGRVYKDANEKELRSKIFQENVRYIQSFNNDMSKTYKLAVNEFADLKNEEFTSARNRFLAHECSPSNSAFMYENVTAIPSSMDWRKKGAVTPIKDQGQCGCCWAFSAVEAMEGITQLKTGKLMSLSEQELVDCDTSGVDQGCEGGLMDNAFKFIISNKGLTTESNYPYKGVDGTCNSNEESNNVATITGYENVPANSESALLKAVASQPVSVAIDASGSDFQFYSSGVFTGECGTELDHGVTAVGYGTSADGIKYWLVKNSWGTSWGQEGYIMMQRDVDAKEGICGIAMQASYPTA; translated from the exons atgagcttgac GTTTCGAAACCAAGTGTTAGTTGTGCTAATTCTTTTCGATGTTGGGTTCACCT TCTCACGAGCTGCATCCCGATTGTTACCAGAAAGTTCAATTTACGAGAACCATGAACAATGGATGGCTCGTTATGGACGTGTATACAAGGACGCTAATGAGAAAGAACTACGTTCTAAAATTTTTCAAGAGAACGTTCGGTACATACAATCTTTCAACAATGACATGAGTAAAACTTACAAACTAGCAGTCAACGAGTTTGCAGACCTTAAAAATGAAGAATTCACGAGTGCAAGAAACCGATTCTTGGCACATGAATGCTCCCCATCAAACTCTGCTTTCATGTATGAAAATGTAACCGCAATTCCATCATCAATGGATTGGAGAAAAAAAGGCGCGGTAACACCTATCAAAGACCAAGGCCAATGTG GGTGTTGTTGGGCGTTTTCGGCAGTGGAGGCCATGGAAGGAATAACTCAACTGAAAACGGGTAAATTAATGTCACTATCTGAACAAGAGCTCGTGGACTGTGACACTAGCGGTGTAGATCAAGGATGTGAGGGCGGGCTTATGGACAACGCCTTTAAATTCATCATAAGCAATAAAGGCCTTACTACAGAGAGCAACTACCCATACAAAGGAGTTGACGGCACCTGCAATAGCAACGAGGAATCTAATAACGTTGCAACAATCACGGGTTATGAAAATGTCCCGGCTAATAGTGAAAGTGCATTGTTGAAAGCTGTAGCGAGTCAGCCCGTATCTGTAGCCATTGATGCTAGTGGGTCTGATTTCCAGTTCTACTCTAGTGGTGTATTCACTGGAGAATGTGGTACGGAACTGGACCATGGTGTTACAGCAGTTGGTTATGGAACGAGTGCTGACGGGATTAAGTATTGGCTGGTGAAGAACTCATGGGGAACAAGTTGGGGTCAAGAGGGTTACATAATGATGCAAAGAGATGTTGATGCTAAAGAAGGCATATGTGGCATCGCCATGCAGGCGTCCTATCCTACTGCGTGA